One window from the genome of Acidihalobacter ferrooxydans encodes:
- a CDS encoding restriction endonuclease produces the protein MFRRKGYSVAETGGNGPDGGVDLVLKRDGETFFVQCKQWRAYKVGVGVVRELYGVMSAKGATGGFVVTSGEFTRDAIAFADGRNIELIAGDRLSALIVAAKSARATPAAPQSAAVKVSPVPKVMEPEKASPACPRCGGPMVRRVARQGANAGRSFWGCADFPKCRGIVPIDR, from the coding sequence GTGTTTCGGCGCAAGGGGTATTCCGTCGCCGAGACGGGCGGTAACGGGCCGGATGGCGGCGTGGACCTCGTGCTGAAAAGAGATGGCGAGACGTTTTTCGTGCAATGCAAGCAGTGGCGGGCGTACAAGGTTGGCGTCGGTGTCGTGCGTGAACTGTACGGTGTGATGTCGGCGAAAGGGGCCACCGGCGGGTTCGTGGTGACTTCGGGTGAATTCACGCGGGACGCGATCGCGTTTGCCGATGGGCGGAACATTGAACTCATCGCGGGCGACCGTCTCTCGGCGCTGATCGTGGCCGCCAAGTCGGCGCGCGCTACGCCTGCCGCGCCGCAGTCTGCTGCGGTGAAGGTTTCCCCGGTGCCCAAGGTGATGGAGCCGGAGAAAGCGAGTCCCGCATGCCCACGCTGCGGTGGGCCGATGGTGCGCCGCGTCGCCAGGCAGGGTGCCAATGCCGGCAGGTCGTTCTGGGGTTGCGCGGATTTCCCCAAGTGCCGAGGCATTGTGCCGATCGATCGATAG